In the genome of Aureimonas sp. OT7, one region contains:
- a CDS encoding LysR family transcriptional regulator, with amino-acid sequence MIYLDNVAVFVRVVELGTLSAAGRDLRISPAVASHRIKELEKHLGVRLFNRTTRQVSPTEHGRAFYEGAKKVLDAVAEAEANVASLSDRPRGVIRVTAPLGFGRRFIASGIPEFHDRFPEIEVRLRLSDHNVDMMKEGIDLAFRLGLMEDSSLRMRGILECERVLVASPDYLARKGVPEEPAALVAGGHDCLLLRFPGSREFFWTLQGPDGPEKVDVSGPFDSDDGDVLTDWALAGHGIVMKPRFEVEPYLRSGRLQVVLPQSPPPAVQLAAVYPHRKFQDPKLRLFLDFMVTRCQRMVRDALAA; translated from the coding sequence ATGATCTATCTCGACAATGTCGCCGTCTTCGTCCGCGTGGTGGAGCTGGGAACGCTGTCGGCCGCCGGGCGGGATCTGCGGATATCGCCGGCTGTCGCCTCGCACCGGATCAAGGAACTCGAGAAGCATCTGGGCGTACGCCTGTTCAACCGCACGACGCGGCAGGTCAGCCCGACCGAACATGGCCGCGCCTTCTACGAGGGCGCCAAGAAGGTTCTGGACGCGGTCGCGGAGGCGGAAGCCAATGTGGCCTCGCTGTCCGACAGGCCGCGCGGGGTCATCCGCGTTACGGCCCCTCTGGGCTTCGGCCGGCGGTTCATAGCGTCCGGCATCCCGGAATTCCACGACCGCTTTCCCGAGATCGAGGTGCGTCTGCGCCTGTCGGACCACAATGTCGACATGATGAAGGAAGGCATCGACCTGGCCTTCCGGCTTGGCCTCATGGAGGATTCGAGCCTGCGGATGCGCGGCATACTGGAGTGCGAGCGCGTGCTGGTCGCATCGCCGGACTATCTGGCGCGCAAGGGCGTACCGGAGGAGCCCGCCGCGCTCGTTGCCGGCGGGCACGATTGCCTCCTGCTGCGCTTTCCGGGATCGCGGGAATTCTTCTGGACGCTGCAGGGGCCGGACGGACCGGAAAAGGTGGATGTGAGCGGGCCGTTCGATTCGGACGACGGCGACGTCCTGACCGATTGGGCACTGGCCGGACATGGCATCGTGATGAAGCCCCGCTTCGAGGTGGAGCCCTATTTGCGCTCGGGCCGGCTGCAGGTCGTGCTGCCGCAGTCGCCTCCGCCTGCCGTGCAGCTTGCCGCGGTCTATCCGCACCGCAAGTTCCAGGACCCCAAGCTGCGGCTGTTTCTGGATTTCATGGTGACGCGCTGCCAGCGCATGGTGCGCGATGCGCTGGCAGCGTGA
- the uraH gene encoding hydroxyisourate hydrolase encodes MVDATGRLTTHVLDTATGRPAAGMSIELFRLDGDRRVHLKTVVTNDDGRCDGPILSGADFSNGVYELLFHAGDYLRSTAPGLPEPLFLDLVPIRFGMAEAAHYHVPLLISPFSYSTYRGS; translated from the coding sequence ATGGTGGATGCGACAGGACGGTTGACGACGCATGTTCTGGATACGGCGACGGGGCGTCCCGCCGCCGGGATGAGCATAGAGCTGTTCCGGCTGGACGGGGATCGCCGCGTCCACCTGAAGACGGTCGTCACCAATGATGATGGCCGTTGCGATGGACCGATCCTGTCCGGCGCGGACTTTTCCAACGGCGTGTACGAGCTGCTGTTCCATGCCGGCGATTATCTGAGAAGCACCGCCCCCGGCCTTCCGGAGCCGCTCTTCCTGGACCTGGTGCCGATCCGCTTCGGCATGGCGGAGGCGGCCCATTACCACGTGCCGCTGCTGATCTCGCCGTTCAGCTACTCCACCTACCGGGGTAGCTGA
- the puuE gene encoding allantoinase PuuE has product MADRYVRNMRGYGPNPPDARWPGGAKVAVSFVVNYEEGGENNVLHGDAASEAFLSEIVGAAPWPGKRHWNMESIYEYGARVGFWRLHRLFTRSAVPVTVYGVATALARSPEQVEAMKAAGWEIASHGLRWIDYRDHSEADEARDLAEAIRLHTQVVGERPTGLYLGRTSSWSVRLAANDKGFVWISDTYDDDLPYWLDHDGHGNAIDPQLVLPYTLDANDMRFATPQGFNTGEQFFTYLKDAFDTHYAEGAEGRPSMMTVGLHCRLIGRPGRFAALRRFVEYVRGHEDVWIARRIDIARHWIAEHPYQAPSLRPSRMTRADFVTRFGSIYEHSPFIAERAFDLELGPAHDSAAGLANALARAFRSSSAEERLGVLQAHPDLAGKLAAAKRLTDESTREQASAGLDALTDDERAKFTQLNEAYVAKFGFPFIIAVRDHDKASILSAFEQRLSNDRDSELATACRQVERIATLRLKEILPQ; this is encoded by the coding sequence ATGGCCGACCGTTACGTACGCAACATGCGGGGTTATGGACCCAACCCGCCGGACGCGCGCTGGCCCGGAGGCGCCAAAGTGGCCGTGTCCTTCGTCGTCAATTACGAGGAAGGCGGCGAGAACAACGTTCTGCACGGGGATGCCGCTTCCGAGGCTTTCCTGTCCGAGATCGTCGGCGCGGCACCGTGGCCGGGCAAGCGCCACTGGAACATGGAATCCATCTACGAGTACGGCGCGCGGGTCGGCTTCTGGCGGCTGCACCGGCTGTTCACCCGGAGTGCCGTGCCGGTGACGGTGTATGGGGTCGCCACCGCCCTCGCCCGCTCGCCCGAGCAGGTGGAGGCGATGAAGGCCGCCGGTTGGGAGATCGCCTCGCACGGCCTGCGCTGGATCGACTATCGCGACCATTCCGAGGCGGACGAGGCCAGGGACCTGGCAGAGGCGATCCGGCTGCATACGCAAGTCGTTGGCGAGCGTCCAACGGGGTTGTATCTCGGCCGGACGTCGAGCTGGTCTGTGCGGCTGGCGGCGAATGACAAGGGTTTCGTCTGGATATCGGACACCTATGACGACGACCTGCCCTACTGGCTCGACCATGACGGCCACGGCAACGCCATCGACCCGCAGCTCGTGCTGCCTTACACGCTCGATGCCAACGACATGCGCTTCGCAACGCCGCAGGGGTTCAACACCGGCGAGCAGTTCTTCACCTATCTCAAGGATGCCTTCGACACGCATTATGCGGAAGGCGCGGAAGGCCGCCCCTCGATGATGACGGTCGGCCTGCACTGCCGTCTCATCGGGCGGCCGGGCCGCTTCGCCGCGCTGCGCCGCTTCGTGGAGTATGTCAGGGGCCATGAGGACGTCTGGATTGCCCGGCGTATCGACATTGCGCGGCACTGGATTGCAGAACATCCCTACCAGGCACCGTCGCTGCGGCCGTCGCGGATGACGCGGGCGGATTTCGTCACCCGCTTCGGCTCGATCTACGAGCATTCGCCCTTCATCGCCGAGCGGGCTTTCGACCTGGAGCTGGGGCCCGCCCATGACAGCGCCGCCGGCCTTGCCAACGCCCTGGCCCGCGCCTTCCGCTCGTCCAGCGCAGAGGAAAGGCTAGGCGTTCTGCAGGCCCACCCCGATCTGGCCGGCAAGCTTGCCGCGGCAAAGCGGCTGACCGACGAGTCGACGCGGGAGCAGGCATCGGCCGGACTGGATGCCTTGACCGATGACGAAAGGGCGAAGTTTACCCAGCTCAACGAGGCCTATGTGGCCAAGTTCGGCTTTCCCTTCATCATCGCCGTGCGCGACCACGACAAGGCGTCGATCCTTTCGGCCTTCGAGCAACGCCTTTCGAACGACCGCGACAGCGAACTGGCCACCGCCTGCCGGCAGGTGGAGCGGATCGCGACCCTGCGCCTCAAGGAGATCCTCCCGCAATGA
- a CDS encoding bifunctional allantoicase/(S)-ureidoglycine aminohydrolase produces MNRSYYAPTGGLPPQTQLLTDRAVFTQAYAVIPKGTMSDIVTSLLPHWTGTRLWVLSRPLSGFAETFSQYIMEVQPGGGSDRPESDPDAEGVLFAVEGETTVSVDGQTHRLHSGCYAYLPPSSNWTLTNAGDRVARFHWVRKAYEVVDGIELPEPLFLDEATIAPTPMPGTDGKWATTRFVDPADLRHDMHVTIVTLQPGAVIPFAETHVMEHGLYVLEGKAVYHLNQDWVEVEAGDYMWLRAFCPQACYAGGPGNFRYLLYKDVNRHMPLPRRGRA; encoded by the coding sequence ATGAACCGCAGCTATTATGCGCCAACCGGCGGGCTGCCGCCGCAGACGCAGCTTTTGACCGACAGGGCGGTGTTCACGCAGGCCTATGCCGTCATTCCGAAGGGCACGATGAGCGACATCGTGACAAGCCTTCTGCCGCACTGGACCGGAACCCGTCTCTGGGTGTTGTCGCGCCCCTTGTCGGGCTTTGCCGAAACCTTCTCCCAGTACATCATGGAAGTGCAGCCGGGCGGCGGTTCCGACCGGCCCGAGAGCGACCCGGATGCAGAGGGCGTGCTCTTCGCGGTGGAGGGGGAAACCACCGTCAGCGTGGATGGGCAAACCCATCGCCTGCATTCCGGCTGCTATGCCTATCTGCCGCCATCCAGCAACTGGACGCTGACCAATGCAGGCGATCGTGTCGCGCGGTTCCACTGGGTGCGGAAGGCCTACGAGGTGGTGGACGGTATCGAGCTGCCCGAACCGCTGTTCCTGGACGAAGCCACCATTGCGCCGACGCCGATGCCCGGCACGGACGGCAAGTGGGCGACCACCCGGTTCGTCGACCCGGCGGATCTTCGGCACGACATGCACGTGACCATCGTCACGTTGCAGCCGGGGGCGGTCATCCCCTTTGCCGAAACACATGTCATGGAACACGGGCTCTACGTGCTGGAAGGAAAGGCCGTCTACCACCTCAACCAGGACTGGGTAGAGGTCGAGGCTGGTGACTACATGTGGCTGCGCGCCTTCTGCCCACAGGCCTGCTACGCGGGCGGACCGGGCAATTTCCGCTATCTGCTCTACAAGGACGTCAACCGCCACATGCCGCTGCCGCGTCGGGGCCGGGCATGA
- a CDS encoding ureidoglycolate lyase, producing MSRVVTARPLTRAAFAPYGDVLDTDWTNHYPINAGRCERFHELARIDAVGEDARAILSIFCGTPYDMPLTLTLVERHPLGSQAFMPLDGRPFLVVVCPDEDGRPGRPEAFVTAPGQGVNYHRNVWHGVLTPLGQPQNFIVADRGGSGNNLEEFILDEPFTIELPEGASHEQ from the coding sequence ATGAGCCGCGTCGTGACGGCAAGGCCGCTGACGCGCGCGGCCTTCGCGCCCTATGGCGATGTGCTGGATACCGATTGGACGAACCATTATCCGATCAATGCCGGCCGCTGCGAGCGTTTCCACGAGCTGGCGCGCATCGACGCCGTCGGCGAGGATGCGCGGGCCATATTGTCGATCTTCTGCGGCACACCCTACGACATGCCGCTGACCCTGACGTTGGTAGAGCGGCACCCGCTCGGCAGCCAGGCCTTCATGCCCCTGGACGGGCGGCCCTTCCTTGTGGTCGTCTGCCCGGACGAGGACGGCCGGCCCGGCCGGCCGGAGGCGTTCGTGACGGCCCCGGGACAAGGGGTCAACTATCATCGCAACGTCTGGCATGGTGTGCTGACGCCGCTTGGGCAACCGCAGAACTTCATCGTGGCCGACCGGGGCGGAAGCGGCAACAATCTGGAGGAGTTCATCCTGGACGAGCCCTTCACGATCGAGCTGCCGGAGGGCGCTTCCCATGAACAGTGA
- a CDS encoding nucleoside deaminase, translated as MNSEMIDRLFDVIEQDIVPRTRAGVAAGNKVFGAAILRKDDLSVVVAETNNELENPLWHGEMHALKRFYEMPKADRPDTRDCVFLSTHEPCTLCLSAITWAGFDNFSYFFSHEDSRDAFAIPHDLAILKEVFGLEPGGYRRMNAYWTSTALAGAVEAAPDGARPRLRARADAIRAAYDGLSETYQASKAGNDIPLS; from the coding sequence ATGAACAGTGAGATGATCGACCGACTGTTCGACGTCATCGAGCAGGACATCGTACCCAGGACACGCGCTGGTGTCGCCGCCGGCAACAAGGTGTTCGGGGCGGCGATCCTGCGCAAGGACGATCTGTCGGTGGTGGTGGCGGAAACCAACAACGAGCTGGAAAACCCGCTTTGGCATGGCGAGATGCATGCGCTGAAACGCTTCTATGAAATGCCGAAGGCAGACCGGCCCGACACGCGGGACTGCGTCTTCCTGTCGACGCACGAGCCGTGCACCCTTTGCCTGTCGGCGATCACCTGGGCCGGGTTCGACAATTTCTCCTACTTCTTCAGCCACGAGGATTCACGGGATGCCTTCGCCATCCCGCACGACCTTGCCATCCTGAAGGAGGTGTTCGGGCTGGAGCCGGGCGGCTACCGCCGCATGAACGCCTATTGGACCAGCACCGCCCTTGCCGGTGCGGTGGAGGCTGCGCCCGACGGCGCGCGTCCCCGGCTGCGGGCCCGTGCCGACGCCATCCGCGCAGCATATGACGGGCTTTCGGAAACCTATCAGGCGTCCAAGGCGGGCAACGACATTCCTTTGTCGTAA
- a CDS encoding nucleobase:cation symporter-2 family protein, whose product MTPNSIGADTAGPQTGVHPVDEILPAPKLFTLGLQHVLVMYAGAVAVPLIVGRALQLTPTQVALLISADLFVCGIVTLIQSLGATRWFGIKMPVMMGVTFAAVGPMVAIGTANPGADGARMIFGSIIAAGFIAIFLAPLVARMLRFFPPVVTGSIILVIGVTLMRVGIDWVFGIQRGPTAPQVVDPAHAAWLQAAAANAPAMPDGLRLAATVDNPAYAQPSHIAISALVLAVVLLIARYGRGFLSNICVLIGIVLGGVVAALAGMMDFSHVADAGWFAFVTPFSFGTPIFEPVMIATMVLVMIVTLIESTGMFLALSDLTGRKLTRPMLEAGLRTDGLGTVIGGIFNTFPYTSFSQNVGLVGVTGIRSRYVCAAGGIILICLGLVPKMGALAEAIPTFVLGGAGIVMFGMVAATGVRILGAGADFAHNRHNMFIVAVSLGFGMIPMVAPHFLMWLPHALHPLIESGILLASISAVALNAFFNGAGATEADLRAAAQVAEH is encoded by the coding sequence ATGACCCCCAATTCCATTGGCGCCGATACCGCCGGCCCGCAGACGGGCGTTCATCCCGTGGACGAGATTTTGCCGGCCCCCAAGCTGTTCACGCTGGGCCTGCAGCACGTGCTGGTCATGTATGCCGGCGCGGTGGCGGTGCCCCTCATCGTCGGCCGGGCCTTGCAGCTGACGCCGACGCAGGTGGCTCTCCTGATCTCGGCGGACCTGTTCGTCTGCGGCATCGTCACGCTGATCCAGTCGCTTGGCGCGACACGCTGGTTCGGCATCAAGATGCCGGTGATGATGGGCGTCACCTTCGCGGCGGTCGGTCCGATGGTGGCCATCGGCACGGCCAACCCGGGCGCCGATGGCGCGCGCATGATCTTCGGCTCGATCATCGCCGCGGGCTTCATTGCCATCTTCCTGGCACCGCTGGTAGCGCGGATGCTGCGCTTCTTTCCGCCGGTGGTGACGGGCTCCATCATCCTCGTCATCGGCGTGACGCTGATGCGCGTCGGCATAGACTGGGTCTTCGGCATCCAGCGCGGCCCCACCGCACCGCAGGTCGTCGACCCCGCGCATGCGGCGTGGCTGCAGGCCGCCGCCGCCAATGCCCCGGCGATGCCGGACGGGCTCAGGCTGGCCGCGACGGTGGACAACCCCGCCTATGCCCAGCCCTCGCACATCGCCATTTCGGCCCTGGTGCTGGCCGTGGTGCTGCTGATCGCCCGGTATGGCCGTGGGTTCCTGTCCAACATCTGCGTCCTGATCGGCATCGTGCTTGGCGGCGTCGTCGCCGCGCTTGCCGGCATGATGGACTTTTCCCATGTGGCCGATGCCGGCTGGTTCGCTTTCGTCACGCCATTCAGCTTCGGCACCCCGATCTTCGAGCCGGTCATGATAGCAACGATGGTGCTGGTGATGATCGTGACCCTGATCGAGTCCACCGGCATGTTCCTGGCGTTGAGCGACCTGACCGGGCGCAAGCTGACCCGGCCGATGCTTGAGGCCGGCCTGCGCACCGATGGCCTCGGCACCGTCATCGGCGGCATCTTCAACACCTTTCCCTACACGTCGTTCTCACAGAATGTCGGGCTTGTGGGCGTGACCGGCATCCGCTCGCGCTATGTCTGCGCGGCCGGCGGCATCATCCTGATATGTCTGGGACTCGTTCCGAAAATGGGTGCCCTCGCGGAAGCGATCCCGACCTTCGTTCTGGGCGGCGCCGGCATCGTCATGTTCGGCATGGTGGCGGCGACGGGCGTGCGCATTCTAGGCGCCGGTGCGGACTTTGCCCATAACCGCCACAACATGTTCATCGTCGCGGTCAGCCTCGGCTTCGGCATGATCCCGATGGTGGCGCCGCATTTCCTGATGTGGTTGCCGCATGCCCTGCATCCGCTGATCGAATCCGGCATTCTCCTGGCCAGCATATCGGCCGTGGCGCTGAACGCGTTCTTCAACGGCGCCGGCGCAACGGAAGCGGATCTGCGTGCCGCGGCTCAGGTGGCGGAACACTAG
- the guaD gene encoding guanine deaminase, which translates to MKTLLRGRLLDFHGDPETDADSHRWIEDGAILVEHGRIVASGAFCDVDGRDAKVVDHRPHILMPGFIDAHIHFPQVQVVASWGEQLLDWLNSYVFPEEGRFTDAAHAGRMAAFILDEFARNGTTTALAFGSSHVTSVDALMAAAEARNMCLIAGKTMMDRNAPDGVLDTAQSSYDDSTALIGRWHGRGRLRYAITPRFAITSTQGQLDAAGALARENPDCIVQTHLSENRAEIDYTLSLYPKARDYLDIYESVGLLSPRLHLAHAIHLEEREIERMAESGARAVHCPTSNLFLGSGLFAGRTLEGRGIVSAIATDIGAGTSYSMLRTLAAAYDVRQLRGDKLGILAGYHKATRGNALALGLVDDIGTLAVGSAADIVVLDPAATPAMALRAERARCFEDELFILQTMGDDRAVAETYVAGRARKGATEKERIAA; encoded by the coding sequence ATGAAAACGCTGCTGCGCGGACGCCTGCTTGATTTCCACGGCGATCCGGAGACGGACGCCGACAGCCACCGCTGGATCGAGGATGGCGCGATCCTGGTCGAGCATGGGCGTATCGTCGCCAGCGGCGCCTTTTGCGACGTGGACGGACGCGATGCGAAGGTGGTGGATCATCGCCCGCATATCCTCATGCCGGGCTTCATCGATGCGCATATCCACTTTCCGCAGGTGCAGGTGGTGGCCAGTTGGGGTGAGCAGCTCCTCGACTGGCTGAACAGCTATGTCTTCCCCGAGGAAGGGCGCTTTACGGATGCGGCCCACGCCGGGCGCATGGCGGCGTTTATCCTGGACGAGTTCGCGCGCAACGGCACGACGACGGCGCTGGCCTTCGGGTCCAGCCACGTGACGTCCGTGGACGCGCTGATGGCCGCCGCCGAGGCGCGGAACATGTGTTTGATCGCCGGCAAGACGATGATGGACAGGAACGCGCCGGACGGTGTCCTGGATACGGCGCAGTCCAGCTACGACGACAGCACGGCGCTGATCGGCCGGTGGCATGGACGCGGACGGCTGCGCTATGCGATCACGCCGCGCTTCGCGATCACCTCGACGCAAGGTCAGCTCGACGCGGCCGGCGCCCTGGCGCGGGAAAACCCCGACTGCATCGTGCAGACGCACCTGTCGGAAAACCGTGCCGAGATCGATTATACGCTGTCGCTCTATCCGAAGGCGCGCGATTACCTGGATATCTATGAAAGCGTGGGCCTGCTGTCGCCGCGCCTGCATCTCGCCCATGCCATCCATCTGGAAGAGCGCGAGATCGAGCGGATGGCCGAAAGCGGCGCACGCGCCGTTCACTGCCCGACCTCCAACCTGTTCCTCGGCTCCGGCCTGTTCGCCGGGCGGACGCTGGAGGGGCGCGGCATCGTCAGCGCCATCGCCACGGATATCGGCGCGGGCACCTCCTATTCCATGCTGCGCACGCTCGCGGCGGCCTATGATGTCCGGCAGCTACGCGGCGACAAGCTGGGCATTCTGGCAGGGTACCACAAGGCGACGCGCGGCAACGCCCTGGCGCTCGGACTTGTGGACGATATCGGCACACTGGCTGTCGGCAGCGCCGCCGACATCGTCGTTCTCGATCCGGCGGCGACGCCTGCCATGGCGCTGCGGGCCGAGCGTGCCCGCTGTTTCGAGGATGAGTTGTTCATCCTGCAGACGATGGGCGATGACCGTGCCGTCGCCGAAACCTATGTCGCCGGCCGCGCCCGCAAGGGCGCGACCGAGAAGGAGCGTATCGCCGCCTAG
- the xdhC gene encoding xanthine dehydrogenase accessory protein XdhC, protein MFVRVAIVRTRGSAPREARAFMDVHADRLAGTIGGGQLEYMAIAEARRLLAAGGGALRMEVPLGPAIGQCCGGHVTLQLTVTEGEDAPAPRLPTVLIFGAGHVGRALARALALLPVSFRVIDPRAEELSLLPPGIERVLTPIPEAEIRAALPGTAYVILTHDHALDFLLAAEALERGDAVYVGMIGSATKRASFRSWLRRSVPGLSDAGLTCPIGAGFSRDKRPEVIAAFTAAELMGLFGPADPKEKNHENAAARTPA, encoded by the coding sequence ATGTTCGTCCGTGTCGCCATCGTGCGGACCCGTGGCTCGGCCCCCCGCGAGGCCAGGGCCTTCATGGACGTGCATGCCGATCGGCTGGCGGGGACCATCGGCGGCGGTCAACTGGAATATATGGCCATCGCGGAGGCGCGACGCCTTCTTGCGGCCGGCGGCGGCGCGTTGCGGATGGAGGTTCCGCTGGGACCGGCCATCGGCCAATGCTGCGGCGGCCACGTGACGCTGCAACTGACCGTCACCGAGGGCGAGGATGCCCCGGCGCCAAGGCTGCCGACGGTCCTGATCTTTGGCGCCGGGCATGTCGGGCGCGCCCTCGCACGCGCACTTGCGCTGCTTCCGGTTTCATTCCGTGTCATCGATCCACGCGCGGAGGAGCTGTCGCTGCTGCCCCCGGGGATCGAACGGGTGCTGACGCCCATACCGGAAGCCGAAATCCGCGCCGCCTTGCCCGGCACGGCCTATGTCATCCTGACGCATGACCATGCCCTCGACTTTCTGCTGGCCGCAGAGGCGTTGGAGCGTGGGGATGCGGTTTATGTCGGGATGATCGGCTCTGCCACCAAGCGGGCCAGCTTCCGTTCATGGCTGCGCCGGTCCGTGCCCGGCCTTTCGGACGCTGGGCTGACCTGTCCCATCGGCGCGGGCTTTTCCCGGGACAAGCGTCCCGAAGTCATCGCCGCATTTACCGCCGCCGAGTTGATGGGCCTGTTCGGCCCTGCGGATCCGAAGGAAAAGAACCATGAAAACGCTGCTGCGCGGACGCCTGCTTGA
- the xdhB gene encoding xanthine dehydrogenase molybdopterin binding subunit: MKDDNAAIANRIAGGVHQSLRHDSAHKHVTGTAEYTDDIVEPVGTLHACLGLSTVAHGHIEAMDLSAVEAAPGVRWVMTAADIPGVNDISPNGLHDDPIFATETVEFWGQPLFAVVAQTRDMARRAARLAKVRYRKLPHALDIESARAAGYPYVTAPLTLQRGDADTALAGAPRRLAGRMVVGGQDHFYLEGQIALAVPGEDAEVTVHVSTQHPSEVQHMVSHALGVPANAVTVSVRRMGGGFGGKETQMNLFACVAAIAAKRLKCAVKLRPDRDDDMVATGKRHDFAIDYEVGFDDTGRIQAVRGDYAARCGFSADLSGPVTDRALFHADNAYFYPHVRLNSHPLKTNTVSNTAFRGFGGPQGIIAAERIVEEIAYATGQDTLSVRRRNLYENGQLTPYHQPVEDQILPRLIDELEASSEYQARRRAILEANARGGVIRRGIALVPVKFGISFTATWFNQAGALVHVYSDGSIQLNHGGCEMGQGLHTKVAQVVADAFQVDIDRVLITRTQTDKVPNTSATAASSGTDLNGMAAEDACRQIVDRLRAFAVEAYDITPDEFALTSAGVVLGQRLMAFDSFIRAAYMARIQLSAAGFYKTPKIHWNRQTGQGRPFYYFSYGAAVADVSVDSLTGEYVIERADILHDVGKSLNPALDKGQVEGAFVQGTGWLTSEELWWNAEGELRTHAPSTYKIPLASDRPKVFNVALADWSVNKERSIKRSKAVGEPPFCLGISVFEAIGMAVASFADYCICPRLDAPATPERVLMAIERMKRGA; encoded by the coding sequence ATGAAGGACGACAACGCGGCCATCGCCAACCGCATCGCAGGGGGCGTCCATCAATCGCTGCGGCATGACAGTGCCCACAAGCACGTCACCGGAACTGCCGAATATACCGACGATATCGTGGAACCGGTGGGGACGCTGCACGCCTGCCTCGGCCTGTCGACCGTCGCGCATGGTCATATCGAGGCGATGGACCTGTCCGCCGTCGAGGCCGCGCCTGGGGTCCGCTGGGTCATGACCGCCGCGGACATACCGGGCGTCAACGACATTTCCCCGAACGGCCTGCATGACGATCCCATCTTCGCGACCGAGACGGTCGAGTTCTGGGGTCAGCCCCTGTTCGCCGTGGTCGCGCAAACGCGTGACATGGCGCGCCGTGCGGCAAGGCTGGCCAAGGTGCGTTACCGCAAGCTGCCGCACGCGCTGGACATCGAAAGTGCCCGTGCGGCGGGCTACCCCTATGTCACGGCGCCGCTGACGTTGCAGCGGGGGGACGCCGATACGGCCCTGGCCGGTGCGCCGCGTCGGCTGGCCGGACGCATGGTCGTGGGCGGGCAGGACCATTTCTATCTGGAAGGCCAGATCGCGCTGGCCGTGCCGGGCGAGGATGCCGAAGTCACCGTCCACGTGTCGACACAGCATCCGTCCGAGGTGCAGCACATGGTCTCGCACGCACTCGGCGTGCCGGCCAACGCCGTCACCGTTTCGGTGCGCCGCATGGGCGGCGGCTTCGGCGGCAAGGAAACGCAGATGAACCTTTTCGCCTGCGTCGCCGCCATCGCGGCCAAGCGGTTGAAATGCGCGGTCAAGCTGCGGCCGGACCGCGACGACGACATGGTGGCGACCGGCAAGCGGCACGACTTCGCCATCGACTACGAGGTCGGCTTCGACGATACGGGCCGTATCCAGGCTGTGCGCGGCGACTATGCGGCGCGGTGCGGCTTCTCGGCGGATCTGTCCGGCCCCGTCACCGACCGGGCGCTGTTCCACGCCGACAACGCCTATTTCTATCCGCATGTGCGCCTGAACTCGCATCCGTTGAAAACCAATACGGTGTCCAATACCGCCTTCCGCGGTTTCGGCGGGCCGCAGGGCATCATCGCCGCGGAGCGGATCGTGGAAGAGATCGCCTATGCGACAGGGCAGGACACGCTCTCGGTTCGCCGCCGCAACCTTTACGAAAACGGCCAGCTGACGCCCTATCATCAACCCGTCGAAGACCAGATCCTGCCGCGCCTGATCGACGAGCTGGAGGCCAGCAGCGAGTATCAGGCGCGCCGGCGCGCCATCCTGGAGGCCAACGCACGCGGTGGGGTCATCCGCCGCGGCATCGCGCTGGTGCCGGTCAAGTTCGGCATCTCATTCACCGCAACATGGTTCAATCAGGCCGGGGCGCTGGTGCATGTCTATTCCGATGGTTCGATCCAGTTGAACCATGGCGGCTGCGAAATGGGCCAGGGATTGCACACCAAGGTTGCCCAGGTGGTCGCCGATGCCTTCCAGGTCGATATCGACCGCGTGCTGATTACGCGGACCCAGACCGACAAGGTGCCGAATACCTCGGCAACGGCGGCGTCCTCCGGCACGGACCTGAACGGCATGGCGGCAGAGGATGCCTGCAGGCAGATCGTGGATCGCCTGCGCGCCTTCGCCGTCGAGGCCTACGACATCACGCCGGACGAGTTCGCGCTGACATCGGCCGGTGTGGTGCTTGGGCAAAGGCTGATGGCGTTCGACAGCTTCATCCGCGCCGCCTACATGGCGCGCATCCAGCTCTCGGCGGCCGGCTTCTACAAGACGCCCAAGATTCACTGGAACAGGCAGACGGGGCAGGGGCGGCCCTTCTACTATTTCTCCTACGGTGCCGCGGTCGCGGACGTATCGGTAGACAGCCTGACGGGCGAATACGTGATAGAGCGCGCGGATATCCTGCACGATGTCGGCAAGTCGCTGAACCCGGCACTCGACAAGGGGCAGGTCGAGGGGGCCTTCGTGCAGGGCACCGGCTGGCTCACCTCCGAAGAGTTATGGTGGAACGCGGAGGGCGAACTGCGCACCCATGCGCCGTCCACATACAAGATCCCCCTGGCCTCCGACCGGCCCAAGGTCTTCAACGTCGCTCTGGCCGACTGGTCGGTCAACAAGGAACGCTCGATCAAGCGGTCCAAGGCCGTGGGCGAGCCGCCATTCTGCCTCGGCATATCGGTCTTCGAGGCCATCGGCATGGCCGTCGCCTCGTTCGCTGATTATTGCATTTGCCCGCGTCTCGATGCGCCGGCAACGCCGGAGCGGGTGCTGATGGCCATCGAACGCATGAAGCGCGGCGCCTGA